In the Thalassoglobus sp. JC818 genome, one interval contains:
- a CDS encoding aminotransferase class V-fold PLP-dependent enzyme, translating into MATSNDPDLPALLGGTPVCSSETSEWPICDEALQQRFSELIKSGDWGRYHGEYVTELEDRLRSLYQLTNMQLVSSGTVAMELALRGLRVAPGDHVLMSAYDFKANFVNVVQLEAIPILIDIDEADGQLDVEKIAAAATDNTKAIIVSHLHGGLVDLSRVRSIAEELEIAVIEDCCQLSSCACDGSTVVGSQADVSILSFGGSKLLTSGRGGAVLTNRDDIAQRIKTYCQRGNLAYPLSEMQAAVLGPQYDSLSQRHRQRQECVDAIRRGATKHQGLKPFSCRENAVADYYKLGFWYDSQQFEGMSREQFCEAMKAEGIPIDVGFPALHRIHSKRRFQCVEELPVADRAHEQIVVLHHPFLLGAAPAAQQFFLALDKLTRHARILSQP; encoded by the coding sequence ATGGCAACTTCCAACGATCCTGACCTTCCGGCTCTCCTCGGCGGAACTCCGGTCTGTTCCAGCGAGACTTCGGAATGGCCGATTTGTGATGAAGCGTTGCAGCAACGGTTTAGCGAATTGATCAAGAGCGGAGATTGGGGCCGCTATCACGGGGAGTATGTCACTGAGCTCGAAGACCGACTGAGGTCTTTGTACCAGCTGACGAACATGCAACTGGTTTCGAGTGGAACCGTGGCGATGGAATTGGCACTGCGTGGGTTAAGAGTCGCGCCCGGCGATCACGTGTTGATGTCTGCCTATGACTTCAAAGCCAACTTCGTCAACGTGGTGCAACTGGAAGCCATCCCGATTCTGATCGATATCGATGAAGCTGACGGACAGTTGGATGTCGAGAAAATAGCGGCCGCAGCAACGGACAACACGAAAGCGATCATCGTCTCGCACTTGCACGGCGGACTCGTCGACTTGTCGCGAGTGAGGAGCATTGCAGAAGAGTTGGAAATTGCAGTGATCGAGGATTGTTGTCAATTGTCGAGCTGTGCTTGCGATGGCAGCACAGTCGTCGGTTCACAAGCGGACGTCTCGATTCTCAGCTTCGGCGGAAGCAAACTGCTCACTTCCGGCCGTGGCGGTGCTGTCCTGACCAACCGCGACGACATCGCGCAGCGAATCAAAACCTATTGCCAGCGGGGGAACCTCGCTTATCCTCTTTCCGAGATGCAAGCTGCGGTTCTCGGCCCGCAATACGACTCTCTTTCTCAACGTCATCGCCAACGTCAGGAGTGTGTCGATGCAATTCGTCGCGGAGCAACGAAGCACCAAGGGCTCAAGCCATTCAGCTGTCGAGAGAACGCAGTCGCTGACTACTACAAACTCGGGTTCTGGTACGACTCTCAACAGTTTGAAGGCATGTCTCGTGAGCAGTTTTGCGAAGCGATGAAAGCAGAAGGAATCCCCATCGACGTGGGGTTTCCCGCTCTGCACCGAATTCACTCCAAGCGGCGTTTTCAATGTGTCGAGGAATTGCCTGTCGCCGATCGAGCGCACGAGCAAATCGTGGTTTTGCACCATCCGTTCCTATTGGGAGCAGCTCCCGCAGCCCAGCAGTTTTTCCTCGCACTTGACAAGTTGACGCGACACGCGAGGATACTGTCTCAACCCTGA
- the dcd gene encoding dCTP deaminase, whose amino-acid sequence MILSNVAIQKCLDEGSLVIEPEPSPRRPTPGQTCPYQTSSVDLLLGEEIAFFRDEQQAVIDLRNGDFLSRVGSQFETTLLKDDEPFILKPGRLVLGRTFERVELPIHEEKTCLAARVEGRSSHARCGLLVHFTAPTIHAGFAGSITLELINLGPYSLALYPKTPICQLIVETVEGVPFRNDSQFQKQTRPGGLT is encoded by the coding sequence ATGATTCTCTCAAACGTTGCAATTCAGAAATGTCTCGATGAGGGGAGTCTGGTGATCGAACCGGAACCGTCTCCTCGTCGACCGACTCCGGGGCAGACTTGCCCATATCAAACCTCGTCAGTTGATTTGCTCTTAGGTGAAGAGATTGCTTTCTTTCGAGACGAGCAGCAGGCAGTCATCGACCTGCGGAACGGCGATTTTTTGTCACGCGTCGGCTCTCAGTTCGAAACGACACTTCTCAAAGACGACGAACCGTTCATTCTGAAGCCCGGACGACTCGTACTGGGACGGACGTTCGAACGCGTCGAACTCCCAATTCATGAAGAAAAAACGTGTCTGGCAGCCCGCGTTGAGGGACGCAGCTCGCACGCACGCTGCGGGTTGCTGGTTCATTTTACCGCCCCGACGATTCATGCTGGCTTTGCGGGATCGATCACTCTCGAACTGATCAATCTTGGCCCTTACAGCTTGGCCCTCTATCCGAAGACCCCCATCTGTCAATTGATTGTCGAAACAGTCGAAGGAGTTCCGTTTCGCAATGACAGTCAGTTCCAGAAGCAGACGCGTCCCGGCGGACTCACTTGA
- a CDS encoding alanine:cation symporter family protein has product MKFPARLIAQSVLIVLVICPVLFSQEGPQIEAETESPPLPSVAPIVDDPPPPTGFERVDSIFKDAVTAIETVLFYRLGKTEKEYLVFEDDAVYWRVRGTDTPFRPLSEDNGFDASELDASQVEILAAQGKLIAGDVIDGEEKYYRYGLMNGEPVEYVTVKLDGPEGKFKYGSRFRFDPTIDAYRIVMKKRNLPGEQTISPTEAEDWNALGFLKQNPEPFSSGKPYLFKESVGGIPIVVAWLAAGAVFFTLYMRGFNVWGFRHAVDIVRGKYDNPEEDGEVTHFQALASALSATIGLGNIAGVTIAMTLGGPGAFFWMLLCGIFGMCTKFTECTLGQKYRSVKPDGTVLGGPMRYLQVGLQEKGMGLLGTVLAFVFTVMCILASFGGGNMLQANQSGSAMLQMFQQNDLQQLSVLNDQIKAAAVAGEEGEMKSLQARKQDLQNQLAAFEQQFKVVFGLVLAFFVAAVILGGIKRIAAAASKIVPTMCIIYSAACLYIIVMHLDRVPELVASIFTEAFTGAAMGGGIIGVLVVGVQRAAFSNEAGAGSAAIAHSAAKTEEPVREGCVALLGPFIDTVIVCSMTALVILITGAWDNNDWIVEQGLEGAALTSRAFKEEISWFPMVLSIAVTLFAYSTIISWSYYGEKAWETIFGARSTIIYKCLAVICVFIGTIVNLGSVLDFSDMMILGMAFPNILGVVLLSPSVRSDLLKYWKRYQAGDFKTYR; this is encoded by the coding sequence ATGAAATTCCCTGCCAGGCTGATCGCACAATCGGTTCTGATTGTGCTGGTCATTTGCCCCGTGTTGTTTTCTCAAGAAGGGCCGCAGATCGAGGCCGAGACTGAATCTCCCCCGTTGCCTTCGGTCGCTCCGATTGTCGACGATCCCCCGCCTCCGACCGGTTTCGAACGAGTTGACTCGATCTTCAAGGATGCAGTCACAGCAATCGAAACAGTGCTGTTCTACCGGCTGGGGAAGACGGAAAAAGAATACCTCGTTTTTGAAGACGATGCGGTGTACTGGCGAGTTCGGGGAACCGACACACCTTTCCGTCCGCTTTCAGAAGACAATGGGTTTGATGCGAGTGAACTCGATGCTTCGCAGGTCGAGATTCTTGCTGCTCAGGGGAAATTGATCGCGGGTGACGTGATCGATGGCGAAGAAAAATACTACCGATACGGTCTGATGAATGGGGAACCGGTCGAGTACGTGACGGTCAAGCTCGATGGACCGGAGGGCAAATTCAAATACGGAAGTCGTTTTCGGTTCGACCCGACGATCGATGCCTATCGAATCGTGATGAAGAAGCGGAACCTTCCCGGGGAGCAAACGATCTCGCCGACCGAAGCGGAAGACTGGAACGCTCTCGGCTTTCTGAAACAGAATCCCGAACCGTTCTCGTCCGGCAAGCCCTACTTATTCAAAGAGTCGGTCGGAGGGATTCCGATTGTCGTGGCTTGGCTGGCTGCAGGGGCAGTCTTCTTCACGCTCTACATGAGAGGTTTCAACGTTTGGGGATTTCGACACGCCGTCGATATCGTTCGCGGCAAATACGATAACCCGGAAGAAGATGGAGAGGTGACTCACTTCCAGGCGCTGGCGTCTGCGCTCTCAGCAACGATCGGGCTCGGAAATATCGCCGGGGTGACCATTGCGATGACACTCGGCGGACCGGGTGCTTTCTTCTGGATGTTGCTCTGTGGAATCTTCGGAATGTGTACCAAGTTCACCGAGTGTACTTTGGGGCAAAAGTACCGAAGCGTGAAACCGGACGGAACTGTCCTCGGTGGTCCGATGCGTTATCTGCAGGTCGGACTTCAGGAAAAGGGAATGGGGCTTCTCGGAACCGTTCTCGCATTTGTCTTCACAGTGATGTGTATCCTTGCCAGTTTTGGTGGAGGAAACATGCTTCAGGCGAATCAGTCCGGCAGTGCGATGCTGCAAATGTTTCAACAGAATGATTTGCAGCAGCTCTCTGTGCTGAACGATCAAATCAAAGCTGCCGCTGTTGCTGGGGAAGAAGGCGAGATGAAATCGCTTCAAGCCCGCAAGCAGGATTTGCAGAATCAACTGGCGGCGTTTGAGCAACAATTTAAAGTCGTCTTTGGGCTCGTCTTGGCGTTCTTCGTGGCAGCTGTGATTCTCGGAGGCATCAAGCGAATCGCCGCAGCTGCATCGAAGATTGTGCCCACGATGTGCATCATTTATTCGGCCGCTTGTCTGTACATCATTGTGATGCACCTTGACCGCGTTCCCGAGTTGGTTGCCTCGATTTTCACCGAAGCATTTACAGGTGCAGCGATGGGTGGCGGAATCATTGGAGTGCTGGTCGTGGGTGTCCAACGAGCAGCGTTCAGTAACGAAGCTGGAGCAGGCAGCGCAGCTATCGCTCACAGCGCAGCGAAGACTGAAGAACCAGTTCGAGAGGGCTGCGTCGCACTTTTGGGGCCGTTTATCGATACCGTCATCGTTTGTTCGATGACCGCTTTGGTGATTCTGATTACCGGAGCCTGGGACAACAACGACTGGATTGTCGAGCAAGGTCTGGAAGGTGCTGCGTTAACATCCCGAGCATTCAAAGAGGAGATCTCATGGTTTCCGATGGTCTTGAGTATCGCTGTCACACTCTTCGCTTACTCGACGATCATTTCGTGGAGTTACTACGGTGAGAAAGCGTGGGAAACAATCTTCGGAGCCCGAAGCACAATCATCTACAAGTGCCTGGCGGTCATCTGTGTTTTTATCGGGACCATCGTCAATTTGGGAAGCGTGCTCGATTTCTCTGACATGATGATCCTCGGTATGGCGTTCCCGAACATTCTCGGTGTGGTGCTGCTGTCGCCTTCAGTGCGAAGTGATCTACTCAAATACTGGAAACGTTATCAAGCTGGTGACTTCAAAACGTATCGCTGA
- a CDS encoding Gfo/Idh/MocA family oxidoreductase, with product MTEPTRRDFLKTTSAAAALGTGVLSSVSAKAFASGDDVVKIGLVGCGGRGKGAAAQALQSPGNVKLVAMGDAFRDQLDGALDNIERSVAKDETAIIEVPEENKFVGFDSFKKVMDSGIDVVILATPPGFRPMMFEYAVNKGLHVFMEKPVATDAAGVRQVLEAAKIAKEKDLKVGVGLQRHHQTVYRDFINRIHDGAVGDVRAMRVYWNGGGVWDPRRSREEVKSEMEYQMRNWYYYNWLCGDHINEQHIHNIDIGNWVMQKYPVSAIGMGGREVRTDPKYGEIFDHFAVQYTYDDGSVMFSECRHIRNVWNSVSEHIHGTKGIVNLNGSKPRNCSIDWFDGNSERFKGENPNPYQVEHDDLFAAIRNGESYSEAEYGAMSTMTAILGRMVTYSGDEITMEKALNEGPQIVPALADLGWDVAPPTVPDAEGRYPVPVPGVTDVFAAPGS from the coding sequence ATGACTGAACCAACTCGAAGAGACTTTCTTAAAACGACTTCCGCTGCGGCCGCACTGGGAACGGGAGTTCTCAGCAGTGTTTCCGCCAAAGCGTTCGCGAGTGGCGATGACGTCGTCAAAATCGGTCTGGTCGGATGTGGTGGACGCGGAAAAGGAGCTGCCGCACAAGCACTTCAATCACCAGGAAATGTCAAACTCGTCGCGATGGGCGATGCGTTTCGGGATCAGTTAGACGGTGCTCTCGACAACATCGAACGATCCGTCGCCAAAGACGAAACAGCGATCATCGAAGTTCCGGAAGAAAACAAGTTCGTCGGTTTCGACTCGTTCAAGAAAGTGATGGACAGCGGAATCGATGTCGTCATTCTGGCGACTCCTCCCGGATTCCGACCGATGATGTTCGAATACGCTGTCAACAAAGGACTTCATGTGTTCATGGAGAAACCCGTTGCGACCGACGCAGCTGGTGTCCGACAGGTTCTGGAAGCTGCCAAAATCGCCAAAGAGAAAGACCTCAAAGTTGGTGTTGGTCTGCAACGGCATCACCAGACTGTCTACCGCGACTTCATCAACCGAATTCACGACGGTGCTGTCGGCGACGTCCGTGCCATGCGGGTCTACTGGAACGGTGGAGGAGTTTGGGATCCGCGACGTTCACGTGAAGAAGTGAAGTCAGAAATGGAATACCAGATGCGCAACTGGTACTACTACAACTGGCTTTGCGGTGATCACATCAACGAACAACACATTCACAACATCGACATCGGAAACTGGGTCATGCAGAAGTACCCTGTTTCCGCGATCGGAATGGGTGGTCGTGAAGTCCGAACCGACCCTAAGTACGGCGAAATCTTCGATCACTTCGCTGTTCAGTACACGTACGACGACGGTTCGGTCATGTTCAGCGAATGCCGCCATATCCGCAACGTGTGGAATAGCGTCAGTGAGCATATCCACGGGACTAAGGGAATCGTCAATCTGAACGGAAGCAAACCACGCAACTGCAGCATTGACTGGTTTGACGGAAACTCGGAGCGATTCAAAGGTGAAAACCCGAATCCGTACCAAGTTGAGCACGACGATCTCTTCGCAGCAATTCGCAACGGCGAATCCTACAGCGAAGCGGAATACGGAGCGATGAGCACTATGACTGCCATCCTCGGACGAATGGTTACTTACTCAGGTGACGAAATCACCATGGAGAAAGCCCTCAACGAAGGTCCACAGATCGTGCCAGCTCTCGCTGACCTCGGATGGGACGTTGCACCGCCAACAGTTCCAGACGCTGAAGGCCGATACCCGGTTCCAGTCCCAGGTGTGACAGACGTCTTCGCTGCTCCTGGTAGCTAA
- a CDS encoding N-acetyltransferase codes for MTSLQPRYLKRFRMEIDFLDVTLPRPDLPEGYMWSEWHPSLLHEHALAKFLSFHNELDSQIFPALRTAAGCRDLMRSIANHQAFLPQSTWLIRAAQNDFRPEFPCGTIQGLTQSSTLGAIQNIGIIPEHRGFGLGRALVLKNLHCFRSVGMQRVYLDVSAENRPAVELYRSIGFRHVKTSYREIVLPLPKSSESTATTSPPSPT; via the coding sequence GTGACATCCTTACAACCGCGATACCTGAAACGATTTCGAATGGAAATCGATTTTCTGGATGTCACTTTGCCGCGGCCTGATTTGCCCGAAGGATACATGTGGTCAGAGTGGCATCCCTCTCTACTGCATGAGCATGCCCTGGCGAAGTTTCTCAGCTTCCACAATGAGCTGGACAGTCAAATCTTTCCAGCCCTGAGAACCGCAGCTGGTTGTCGTGACTTGATGCGGTCGATCGCGAATCATCAGGCATTTCTTCCACAATCAACCTGGTTGATTCGGGCGGCACAGAATGACTTTCGCCCGGAATTCCCTTGTGGAACGATTCAAGGGCTGACCCAAAGCAGCACATTGGGTGCGATTCAGAATATCGGGATCATTCCCGAACACCGAGGTTTCGGACTCGGCCGGGCACTCGTCTTGAAGAACTTGCACTGCTTCCGATCGGTCGGGATGCAGCGAGTCTATCTGGATGTTTCCGCTGAGAATCGACCGGCAGTTGAACTCTACCGGTCGATCGGATTCAGACACGTAAAAACGAGCTACCGGGAAATCGTGCTGCCGCTTCCAAAGTCGTCGGAGTCGACAGCGACGACGAGCCCACCATCGCCAACTTAA
- a CDS encoding exo-alpha-sialidase, which yields MTLPLPLQEKLSNLANALIDQKRARVIVPAQDQSTGFWFGGGNMIESPEGELYVVGRYRNYGDSRTGIGAGERGLELAIFQSSDQGDSFEKVLKWSKADLNVGKTPVLSIEGSALRWTDQGVELLVSTEKDNIGYPKEVEGFLKPGTGVWTIDSLKADSVENLKKAPVTPFLSSEEPNWLHVKDPFVYSNPQSESTVFCCTHPFNWASSNTAFVENDGTVVSDFFARGMSWDVAMTRGTALLDVPMVGAFEEIDATLVFYDGGECVRDLDQHKEAVVRPRGYSCEELGGLAFFSDGDLSQIHRLSRYFPSFISPYGTGCSRYVDVLATSRGLFATWQQSQEDLSQPLVMNFLSNAEVESILS from the coding sequence ATGACGCTGCCGCTCCCACTTCAAGAGAAACTGAGCAACCTCGCCAACGCATTGATCGATCAAAAGCGGGCTCGAGTGATTGTCCCCGCCCAAGATCAGTCGACAGGTTTCTGGTTCGGTGGCGGAAACATGATCGAGTCCCCCGAAGGAGAGCTGTACGTTGTCGGTCGGTACCGCAACTATGGAGACTCACGCACCGGAATCGGTGCAGGGGAACGCGGGCTGGAACTCGCGATCTTTCAATCATCTGACCAGGGCGACTCGTTCGAGAAGGTTCTGAAATGGTCCAAGGCCGACCTGAACGTCGGCAAAACTCCTGTTCTTTCGATTGAAGGGAGTGCTCTGAGATGGACCGATCAGGGAGTGGAACTTCTGGTCTCCACTGAGAAAGACAACATTGGCTACCCGAAAGAAGTTGAAGGCTTTCTAAAACCGGGGACGGGGGTCTGGACGATCGATTCACTCAAAGCTGACTCGGTCGAGAATCTCAAGAAGGCGCCCGTGACTCCGTTTCTGTCGAGCGAAGAACCGAACTGGTTGCACGTAAAAGATCCGTTCGTCTACTCGAATCCGCAATCAGAATCGACCGTGTTCTGTTGCACTCATCCGTTCAACTGGGCGAGTTCGAACACAGCATTCGTTGAAAATGACGGGACCGTCGTTTCGGACTTCTTTGCCAGAGGCATGTCGTGGGACGTTGCCATGACGCGCGGAACCGCTCTCCTCGACGTTCCAATGGTCGGGGCGTTCGAAGAGATCGATGCGACACTCGTCTTTTACGATGGCGGCGAATGCGTGCGCGACCTCGATCAGCACAAAGAAGCGGTCGTCAGGCCACGCGGTTACTCCTGCGAAGAATTGGGCGGTCTGGCATTCTTCAGCGATGGTGATCTCTCGCAAATTCATCGATTGTCGCGCTACTTCCCGAGTTTCATCAGCCCCTACGGAACCGGTTGCAGCCGATACGTTGATGTCTTGGCGACCAGCCGCGGCCTGTTCGCGACCTGGCAACAGAGCCAGGAAGACCTCTCTCAGCCGTTGGTGATGAATTTTCTGTCGAACGCAGAAGTCGAATCGATTTTGTCCTAG
- a CDS encoding thioredoxin family protein has protein sequence MDYNQFFEEALPYSQFLERYATPDQNHRWSEFRKSVELTAAQTDLLKSFTREMKVLVMAGAWCGDCVNQCPIFDRFTEVNPKIRVHFADRDDTPDLSENLKTCGGARVPAVVFLSEDGHFCGRAGDRTLSKYRSVVASQSGAACPTGIVSTDGLTAAVVQDWLDEFERIQWMLRTSTRLRNLHGD, from the coding sequence ATGGATTACAATCAGTTTTTTGAAGAAGCACTTCCGTACTCACAATTTCTTGAGCGGTACGCAACTCCCGATCAGAACCATCGCTGGAGTGAGTTTCGGAAGTCCGTCGAACTCACAGCTGCACAAACCGACTTGCTGAAGTCATTCACTCGCGAGATGAAAGTCCTCGTGATGGCAGGGGCCTGGTGCGGGGACTGCGTCAATCAGTGTCCGATTTTCGATCGCTTCACAGAAGTGAATCCCAAGATTCGTGTCCACTTTGCTGACCGTGACGACACCCCCGATCTCAGTGAAAATCTAAAAACCTGTGGCGGAGCCCGCGTCCCTGCGGTCGTCTTTCTCAGTGAAGATGGACACTTCTGCGGTCGAGCCGGCGATCGGACTTTGTCCAAGTATCGATCGGTCGTAGCTTCTCAGTCAGGTGCAGCTTGCCCCACTGGAATTGTCTCGACCGATGGACTGACAGCCGCAGTTGTGCAGGACTGGTTGGACGAATTTGAACGCATTCAATGGATGCTTCGCACATCAACACGTCTGCGAAATCTCCACGGAGATTGA
- the lpxK gene encoding tetraacyldisaccharide 4'-kinase has product MLIDEHKFLEVISGRESGVAPSLLRGLLVLLEPFYLAGAQSKNFLFDAGLKKPQRVPSRVISIGNVTTGGTGKTPTVAWVCNFFERHHLRPGIVSRGYRSLDGEGNDEQRLLQKLCPNVPHLQNRDRIEAARQLIESHHPDVIILDDGFQHRRLHRELDVVLIDCLNPWGYGHVLPRGLLRESAKGLSRAGIVLLTRADQVTDAQRESIHKQVRRYTDCPVVSSRFVPTGLRNSSGESLSFSELQERKVFAFSAIGHPEAFRRTLSSVGFDVADDRFLQFPDHHHYTEEDFATIREAARSTSSASLITTAKDLVKINDDRIGDLSVWAIEISLEILDFQTVWEETLLDAVSDKRPPES; this is encoded by the coding sequence ATGCTGATCGACGAGCACAAATTTTTAGAGGTCATCTCCGGTCGGGAATCCGGAGTCGCACCCTCGTTGTTGCGCGGTCTGCTCGTTCTACTGGAACCGTTTTACTTGGCAGGAGCACAGTCGAAAAACTTTCTCTTCGACGCCGGGCTGAAGAAGCCTCAACGGGTTCCGAGTCGAGTCATTTCGATCGGGAACGTCACGACCGGAGGGACGGGAAAGACGCCCACAGTCGCGTGGGTATGCAATTTCTTCGAGCGTCATCATCTTCGTCCCGGAATTGTCAGCCGCGGATATCGAAGCCTTGACGGTGAAGGAAACGATGAGCAGCGTTTGCTCCAGAAGTTGTGTCCCAATGTGCCCCACCTGCAGAACCGTGATCGAATTGAAGCTGCTCGACAGTTGATCGAGTCACACCACCCAGACGTCATCATTCTTGATGATGGTTTTCAACATCGCCGATTGCATCGTGAACTTGATGTCGTCTTGATCGACTGCCTCAACCCATGGGGCTACGGACACGTTCTCCCGCGTGGACTCTTGCGGGAGTCGGCCAAGGGTTTATCACGAGCAGGCATTGTGCTCCTGACACGGGCGGATCAGGTGACCGATGCTCAGCGAGAATCGATCCACAAGCAGGTTCGTAGATACACCGACTGTCCGGTCGTATCGAGTCGATTTGTCCCGACTGGATTGCGAAATTCTTCTGGGGAGAGTCTCAGCTTCTCCGAGCTGCAAGAACGAAAAGTGTTCGCGTTTTCGGCGATCGGCCATCCGGAAGCCTTTCGAAGAACGCTGTCCAGCGTCGGTTTTGATGTCGCTGATGATCGTTTCCTTCAGTTCCCGGATCATCATCATTATACGGAAGAAGACTTCGCAACAATTCGCGAAGCAGCGCGCTCAACCAGTTCAGCTTCTCTGATCACGACAGCCAAGGATCTTGTGAAGATTAATGACGATCGAATCGGAGATCTTTCGGTTTGGGCGATCGAGATTTCACTTGAGATTCTCGACTTTCAAACAGTATGGGAAGAGACTCTGCTGGACGCTGTAAGTGACAAGCGTCCTCCCGAGTCGTAA
- a CDS encoding universal stress protein — protein MSQLKYDVIVVPVDFSEESQNALQTALSLAGDVSKLRVIHVLPPLEAISPAVVWGDLSDDHRIETVKKFAEKFLQTHGATGASLDVRVGGPANEITEFATEVKADLIVVSSHGYHGMKRFLLGSVAESVIRHADCAVLVLRRQDAE, from the coding sequence ATGTCTCAGCTCAAGTACGATGTGATCGTTGTTCCTGTCGATTTCTCGGAAGAATCGCAGAACGCACTTCAGACAGCACTTTCCCTCGCGGGAGATGTTTCCAAACTCCGCGTGATTCATGTGCTTCCCCCACTGGAAGCCATCTCGCCAGCCGTTGTCTGGGGAGACTTGTCGGACGACCATCGAATCGAAACGGTTAAGAAATTTGCCGAGAAGTTCCTGCAGACTCACGGAGCAACAGGTGCGTCGCTGGATGTTCGTGTCGGCGGTCCGGCGAATGAAATCACTGAGTTCGCCACGGAGGTCAAAGCTGATCTGATTGTCGTCTCGTCTCATGGATATCACGGGATGAAGCGATTTCTGCTCGGATCGGTTGCGGAGTCAGTCATTCGACATGCCGATTGTGCAGTGCTCGTTCTGCGTCGTCAGGATGCTGAATAA